GGCGAACCAGTAACACGGCAGTCGGCGAAACGGTCGTCCGCCCGCCTCGTTTCGTCGCTGCGATCGATCTGCCCGTCTTTCACTCTCGATGACCCGTCCACAGTCTCAGTCCTGTCCCGCGTGTAGCACGTCGATGCTTCTCGTTTCGGTCCCCGACGAGTACCGCGAACACACGCCCGACGAAGCGCCAGCCGTCGCGTTCTGTCCGCAGTGTCTCGCTCTCGAGTCTCTCGAGCCGGCGTCCGTCGCCGACACGCCGATTGACGAGGAACCCGACTTTCGCCGCGTCAGCGATGCGTTCCCGACCGATCCCGAGCGGGCGATTCCGCTCGCCCTCGCGCTCGGACTGTGCTCGTCGCTGGCGACGAACCGCCCGGCGATCGAATCGCTGCTCCGCGCGGTTGAACGCGCCGGGACGGACCCGCTCCTCGTGATTGATCGCCTCATTTCCGATCCCGCCGTCGAGCCGGCGATCGACCTCGAGCGACGGCAACACCAACTCGAGCAACTCCTTTACTGACACGTCGCGTTCGACTCGAAGCACGATAGCGCGCGTGCTACGCTGGAGAAGCGGAATCGAACTGACGGGAGACCGCGACACGGCAGTCGGTAGCCGGCAGTCACGTTGGAGCAATTGGAAACGATACTGCAACGCAAAACGGCGGTAAGCTCTCCGTCTACTTCGCGGTCGGCTTGACGTTGTTGCTCATCGCCTGCTTCATCTGGAGCGCGGCGCTGGCGGCCAGCCCGCGGGCGACTTCGTCGCGTTCGTCTGGATCGATGACCTCGCCCTCGGACGCGTCTTCCTCGAAATTCGGCGTGAAGCCGGCGCTGACGGCGTGGCCGACCGGTGGACGAACGGCGACGGTCACCTGCGGCCCGGTCGCGCCGGTCGAGATCTGGGAGTCGACGACGTACTCGTCGGGGAGGAACTCCCGCGTGCGGGCCGCAATCCGGGAGACGTCGCGGTGGAGCAGCCGTTTCTGTGCGCTCGAGAGGTCGGGAACGTCCGCTGCGGCGCGCTGCCCTGCGGCCGTCTCTCCCGGCAACCCTGCGTACGGCG
The DNA window shown above is from Halopiger xanaduensis SH-6 and carries:
- a CDS encoding DUF5811 family protein; amino-acid sequence: MNGNTPYAGLPGETAAGQRAAADVPDLSSAQKRLLHRDVSRIAARTREFLPDEYVVDSQISTGATGPQVTVAVRPPVGHAVSAGFTPNFEEDASEGEVIDPDERDEVARGLAASAALQMKQAMSNNVKPTAK
- a CDS encoding DUF6276 family protein translates to MTRPQSQSCPACSTSMLLVSVPDEYREHTPDEAPAVAFCPQCLALESLEPASVADTPIDEEPDFRRVSDAFPTDPERAIPLALALGLCSSLATNRPAIESLLRAVERAGTDPLLVIDRLISDPAVEPAIDLERRQHQLEQLLY